A genome region from Streptomyces antimycoticus includes the following:
- a CDS encoding GNAT family N-acetyltransferase translates to MATTLRLEKVDPSNFDAAIALKVRPDQDHLVAPVVKSLAEAYVHPEVAWPRLILDGDRLVGFLMAFFDIDFAGDGTGTDIRSGLWRLNIAAGQQGRGYGRFAVHAVATEIRRRGGTRLTACWHPGNDGPEDFYLGLGFRLTGEMSGDQRVGELELA, encoded by the coding sequence ATGGCCACCACGCTCCGCTTGGAAAAGGTCGACCCCAGCAACTTCGACGCTGCGATCGCCCTGAAGGTACGCCCGGACCAAGACCACCTGGTCGCCCCGGTCGTCAAGTCCCTCGCCGAGGCGTACGTGCATCCAGAGGTCGCCTGGCCCCGACTCATCCTCGACGGCGACCGACTCGTCGGCTTCCTGATGGCCTTCTTCGACATCGACTTCGCCGGCGACGGTACCGGCACCGACATCCGCTCGGGGCTGTGGCGCCTCAACATCGCAGCCGGGCAGCAGGGCCGCGGCTATGGCCGCTTCGCGGTCCATGCAGTGGCCACCGAGATCCGCCGCCGCGGAGGCACCCGCCTGACGGCTTGTTGGCATCCCGGCAACGACGGCCCGGAAGACTTCTACCTCGGACTGGGATTCCGACTGACGGGAGAGATGAGCGGGGACCAGCGCGTCGGCGAACTGGAACTTGCCTAG
- a CDS encoding response regulator transcription factor gives MIYPADIDRSTADQTRLLLIEDDRETADMLAELFSSEGYEVEVAFDGHRGLHLGLSRRHQVMVVDRMLPGIEGLDLVKRLRRVGVTTRVLVLTALGELGERVTGLDSGADDYLVKPFEVDELLARVRALHRRDLSGAEILPLGEGELDLRRREVRLADGTGIELSLREFGLLHALAEGPKIVHDRSHLRERVFPDTSAESIVDTYVYYLRRKLGRDVVRTVRGRGYQMGTL, from the coding sequence ATGATCTATCCAGCCGATATAGACCGGTCGACTGCGGATCAGACACGGCTGTTACTGATCGAGGACGACCGGGAAACCGCAGACATGCTGGCGGAATTGTTCAGCTCAGAGGGCTACGAGGTCGAGGTGGCATTCGACGGCCACCGGGGGCTTCATCTCGGGCTCAGCCGACGACATCAGGTGATGGTGGTCGATCGCATGCTTCCGGGCATCGAGGGCCTGGACCTGGTGAAACGATTACGGCGGGTCGGTGTGACCACCCGGGTCCTGGTGCTGACCGCACTGGGCGAACTCGGCGAGCGTGTCACCGGCCTCGATTCGGGCGCGGACGACTATCTGGTCAAGCCCTTCGAAGTGGACGAACTGCTGGCCAGGGTGCGCGCGCTGCACCGGCGCGACCTCTCGGGCGCCGAAATCCTTCCGCTCGGCGAGGGAGAGCTGGACCTGCGGCGCCGCGAGGTCCGCCTCGCCGACGGCACGGGCATCGAGCTGTCCTTGCGGGAATTCGGCCTGCTCCACGCGCTCGCCGAAGGCCCCAAGATCGTGCACGACCGTTCACACCTTCGCGAGCGGGTGTTTCCCGATACCTCGGCGGAGTCCATTGTCGACACCTATGTCTACTACCTGCGGCGGAAACTGGGCCGTGATGTCGTCCGCACCGTGCGCGGGCGCGGCTACCAGATGGGGACGCTGTGA
- a CDS encoding SDR family NAD(P)-dependent oxidoreductase: protein MTDHLITTPFGARTTAAEVLDRVDLTGKRALVTGAASGIGRESARVLAAAGAEVTIGVRDLAAGGRAAEEICPASGPGTVHATMLDLADQSSVRAFVDAWRGPLHILVLNAGVMASPLQRTKEGWETQFATNHLGHFALATGLHGALAAARGARVVAVSSVGHVNGEVLFDDINFERHPYDPWAAYSQSKTANVLFAVEASRRWASDLIAVNALNPGRITSTRLGRHIGDISHSPASFDPTSTDVSWKNIEQGAATSVLLAASPLTEGVTGRYFEDCNEAGPHQPGVRRGVAAHALDARHAARLWQTSLDMLATTATAV, encoded by the coding sequence ATGACCGACCACCTCATCACCACCCCCTTCGGGGCCCGGACCACCGCTGCCGAGGTCCTGGACCGCGTCGACCTCACCGGCAAGCGCGCCCTCGTCACCGGAGCGGCCTCCGGCATCGGACGCGAAAGCGCACGCGTCCTGGCCGCCGCCGGTGCCGAGGTCACCATCGGCGTCCGCGACCTGGCGGCGGGCGGGCGGGCCGCCGAGGAGATCTGCCCGGCGAGCGGCCCGGGAACGGTGCACGCCACGATGCTCGACCTCGCCGACCAGAGCTCGGTACGCGCCTTCGTCGATGCTTGGCGTGGACCGCTGCACATCCTGGTCCTCAACGCCGGTGTGATGGCCTCTCCACTTCAGCGGACGAAGGAGGGCTGGGAGACGCAGTTCGCCACCAATCACCTCGGCCACTTCGCCCTCGCCACCGGTCTGCACGGCGCCCTGGCGGCGGCCCGTGGCGCACGTGTGGTCGCGGTCAGCTCGGTCGGCCACGTCAACGGCGAGGTGCTCTTCGACGACATCAACTTCGAGCGACACCCCTACGACCCGTGGGCGGCCTACAGCCAGTCCAAGACCGCCAATGTGCTGTTCGCCGTCGAGGCGAGCCGCCGCTGGGCATCGGACTTGATCGCCGTCAACGCCCTCAACCCCGGCCGTATCACAAGCACCCGGCTCGGCCGCCACATCGGGGACATCTCCCACAGCCCCGCCTCGTTCGACCCCACCAGCACCGACGTGTCCTGGAAGAACATCGAGCAGGGGGCCGCGACCTCCGTACTGCTCGCCGCCTCCCCGCTGACCGAGGGCGTGACCGGCCGGTACTTCGAGGACTGCAACGAGGCCGGACCCCATCAGCCCGGTGTCCGGCGCGGAGTGGCCGCCCACGCACTGGACGCTCGCCACGCGGCCCGCCTGTGGCAGACCTCCCTCGACATGCTCGCGACCACGGCAACCGCCGTCTGA
- a CDS encoding ABC transporter permease has protein sequence MLRYALRRVPSALVVLAIASVVVFGVLHLAPGDPAVLAAGPDASAKTVAVVRHQLGLDASLPRQYLSWLGGVLTGDLGDSYVRGVPVATLIGNGLGNTLELTLGAIVLAVLLGGPAGLVLGVAKGRLIPGATAAATALAFAIPPYVSGVLLVMVFAITHRILPAGGHISMTADPEIGLQYLIMPALALALPAAAVIARFLSTSIRRVFDEDYIRIGTAKGLRRRRIVLCHALPNALPPVLTVLGIQIGQMLGGAIVVEAIFAWPGVGQLIIDSLKSSDYFVVQNLLLITVTVFVVLQTLTDLLHAAVDPRLRME, from the coding sequence ATGCTCCGCTACGCCCTCCGGCGTGTCCCCTCGGCCCTGGTGGTGCTGGCCATCGCGTCGGTCGTGGTCTTCGGCGTTCTCCACCTGGCGCCCGGCGACCCCGCCGTGCTCGCCGCGGGCCCGGACGCCTCCGCCAAGACCGTGGCCGTGGTCCGGCACCAGCTGGGACTGGACGCTTCGCTGCCCCGGCAGTACCTGTCCTGGCTCGGCGGGGTGCTGACAGGCGACCTCGGCGATTCCTATGTACGCGGAGTGCCGGTCGCCACCCTGATCGGCAACGGCCTCGGCAACACCCTCGAACTCACCCTCGGCGCCATCGTCCTGGCTGTCCTGCTCGGTGGCCCGGCTGGGCTTGTGCTCGGCGTGGCCAAAGGCCGCCTCATCCCCGGCGCGACCGCCGCCGCGACGGCCCTGGCCTTCGCGATACCGCCCTATGTCAGCGGAGTGCTCCTGGTGATGGTGTTCGCCATCACCCATCGGATCCTGCCCGCGGGCGGCCACATCTCCATGACCGCGGACCCGGAGATCGGGCTGCAGTACCTGATCATGCCGGCCCTCGCCCTGGCCCTGCCCGCCGCCGCCGTAATCGCCCGCTTCCTGTCGACGTCGATCCGGCGGGTTTTCGACGAGGACTACATCCGCATCGGCACGGCGAAGGGCCTGCGGCGGCGCCGGATCGTCCTGTGCCACGCGCTTCCGAACGCCCTGCCGCCGGTGCTGACCGTCCTCGGTATCCAGATCGGCCAGATGCTCGGCGGGGCGATCGTGGTGGAGGCCATCTTCGCCTGGCCGGGCGTGGGCCAGCTCATCATCGACTCTCTCAAGAGCAGCGACTACTTCGTCGTTCAGAATCTGCTGCTCATCACCGTCACGGTGTTCGTCGTCCTGCAGACCCTGACCGATCTGCTGCACGCGGCCGTCGATCCCCGACTCAGGATGGAGTGA
- a CDS encoding ABC transporter ATP-binding protein, with protein MTDAQESTSPAALVCEGLRYTFGETKAVDDLELSVRAGEVFGLLGPNGAGKTTAIRCITTLLPVPAGMVRVFGHDAAKERMAVRRLLGYVPQQLSADAGLTGRENVELFARVFDVTRRERADRVARVLEAVDLTSAADRLAKTYSGGMVRRLELAQALVSAPRLLMLDEPTIGLDPIARTSVWEHINAVREATGMTVLVTTHYMDEADQYCDRVALMHRGRIHALGTPGELRSELAGRRRAEGEADPKPTLEDVFRDVAGSGLDEQGGDFRDVRSTRRTASRVG; from the coding sequence ATGACCGACGCCCAGGAAAGCACATCTCCGGCCGCGCTCGTCTGCGAGGGCCTGCGGTACACGTTCGGGGAGACCAAGGCGGTCGACGACCTGGAGCTGTCGGTCCGGGCGGGCGAGGTCTTCGGGCTGCTGGGGCCCAACGGAGCGGGCAAGACCACCGCGATCCGCTGCATCACCACACTGCTGCCGGTCCCCGCCGGCATGGTGCGGGTGTTCGGGCACGACGCCGCGAAGGAGCGGATGGCGGTCCGTCGGCTGCTGGGCTACGTACCGCAGCAGCTGTCCGCCGACGCTGGGCTCACCGGCCGGGAGAACGTGGAGCTGTTCGCCCGCGTGTTCGACGTCACCCGCCGGGAGCGGGCCGACCGCGTGGCGCGGGTGCTGGAGGCGGTGGACCTCACCTCGGCGGCCGACCGGCTCGCCAAAACGTACTCCGGCGGCATGGTCCGCCGCCTGGAGCTGGCCCAGGCCCTGGTCAGCGCGCCCCGGCTGCTGATGCTGGACGAGCCCACGATCGGCCTGGACCCGATCGCCCGGACCAGCGTGTGGGAGCACATCAACGCGGTACGGGAGGCCACCGGGATGACCGTGCTGGTCACCACGCACTACATGGACGAGGCCGACCAGTACTGCGACCGGGTCGCGTTGATGCACCGCGGCCGGATTCACGCACTCGGCACGCCCGGCGAGCTCCGCTCCGAGCTGGCCGGCCGCCGCCGGGCGGAGGGCGAGGCCGATCCGAAGCCGACTCTGGAGGACGTCTTCCGGGACGTCGCCGGAAGTGGCCTCGACGAGCAGGGAGGAGATTTCCGCGATGTCCGAAGCACCCGTCGCACCGCGTCCCGGGTCGGCTGA
- a CDS encoding MarR family winged helix-turn-helix transcriptional regulator — MATEEFPDSFADVLGGVQRLIRRRLRAEMTEPRLRGAQVELLRLVMAQPGIRVSAAAKELYLAGNSVSTLVNQLVKAGYLHRETDPEDRRSARLTTTTAAESRLREWQARRGALVREQVARLSESDRAALAAAVPALRKLAENLHEEVDGV; from the coding sequence ATGGCGACAGAGGAGTTCCCCGATTCGTTCGCCGATGTGCTGGGCGGCGTCCAGCGGCTGATCCGGCGGCGGCTGCGGGCCGAGATGACGGAGCCGCGGCTGCGCGGTGCCCAGGTGGAGCTGTTGCGGCTGGTCATGGCCCAGCCCGGGATCCGGGTATCGGCCGCGGCCAAGGAGCTCTACCTCGCGGGCAATTCGGTCTCCACCCTGGTCAACCAGCTGGTGAAGGCGGGCTATCTGCACCGCGAGACCGATCCCGAGGACCGGCGCTCGGCACGGCTGACGACCACCACCGCCGCCGAGAGCCGGCTGCGGGAGTGGCAGGCACGGCGTGGCGCACTGGTCCGTGAGCAGGTGGCGCGGCTGTCCGAGAGCGACCGGGCGGCGCTGGCCGCGGCCGTTCCGGCGCTGCGCAAGCTGGCCGAGAACCTTCATGAGGAGGTGGATGGGGTATGA
- a CDS encoding sensor histidine kinase, with translation MNSIPIRFPRRTAPTPEQRRLSSAQWTITRRISLVMSVIMLIIGVIVYGVMLFAQRADAERETQWGIDHNTIDSPPVCVWMTVERDGVISSTPGTPAGLPVRSSLAAVRAGAPAVLERVRRGGEEYTVRTAWRGAEVVQAAYGERFQRADRNHLLLAFAAAEAVGLLLVAVASGVLARRAMRPLSEALDRQRRFVADASHELRTPLTQLHTRAQLLVRRSGSATPQQLATDLRRLVTGTRQLGDVIDDLLLSARLSQSPGSRDPVDLATLAKEAVSAEDARAQAMQLTVGLRCGPGRHVVMGTTSALRRVIAALVDNAMGHTPPGGEVVVSVDAPLPGIVSLSVRDTGVGFAPEEATRMFERFARGAAGRGRRFGLGLALAREVVESHGGRITAAGRPGHGALFTVELPAARVGETIPRQRTIASCLSAGGRRPDVSGH, from the coding sequence GTGAATTCGATTCCGATCCGTTTCCCGCGTCGCACGGCGCCGACCCCCGAGCAGCGGAGACTCTCCTCCGCCCAGTGGACGATAACCCGGCGCATCTCGCTGGTGATGTCGGTGATCATGTTGATCATCGGGGTCATCGTCTATGGCGTCATGCTGTTCGCCCAACGCGCCGACGCGGAGCGCGAAACCCAGTGGGGGATCGACCACAACACCATCGACAGCCCGCCGGTGTGCGTGTGGATGACTGTGGAGCGGGACGGGGTGATCAGCAGCACCCCCGGCACCCCCGCCGGGCTACCTGTGAGATCCAGCCTGGCCGCGGTCCGCGCGGGCGCTCCCGCGGTGCTGGAACGGGTGCGGCGAGGTGGCGAGGAGTACACGGTGCGCACCGCATGGCGTGGCGCGGAGGTCGTTCAGGCAGCCTACGGCGAACGGTTCCAGCGCGCCGACCGCAACCATCTGCTGCTCGCCTTCGCGGCGGCCGAGGCGGTCGGTCTGCTGCTCGTCGCCGTCGCCAGCGGTGTGCTCGCGCGACGGGCGATGCGGCCGCTCTCCGAGGCACTGGACCGGCAGCGGCGATTCGTCGCGGACGCCAGTCATGAACTGCGCACACCGCTGACCCAGTTGCACACCCGCGCCCAGTTGCTGGTCCGGCGCTCCGGCTCGGCCACCCCGCAGCAGCTCGCCACCGACCTGCGGCGCCTGGTGACCGGAACGCGGCAACTCGGTGACGTCATAGACGATCTGCTGCTGTCCGCGCGGCTGTCCCAGTCGCCGGGATCCCGCGATCCGGTCGACCTGGCCACGCTCGCCAAGGAGGCGGTGTCCGCCGAGGACGCCCGGGCCCAGGCGATGCAGCTGACCGTGGGTCTTCGGTGCGGGCCGGGGCGGCATGTGGTGATGGGCACCACGTCGGCGTTGCGCCGGGTGATCGCCGCGCTGGTCGACAACGCGATGGGGCACACTCCGCCCGGTGGGGAGGTCGTGGTGTCCGTGGATGCCCCGCTTCCCGGCATCGTGTCGCTGTCCGTACGCGACACCGGCGTGGGGTTCGCACCGGAGGAGGCCACCCGCATGTTCGAGCGGTTCGCCAGGGGGGCCGCCGGCCGCGGCAGACGATTCGGGCTCGGACTGGCGCTGGCCCGCGAGGTGGTCGAAAGCCATGGCGGGCGGATCACCGCCGCCGGACGGCCGGGGCACGGTGCGCTGTTCACCGTGGAGCTGCCGGCGGCGCGGGTGGGGGAGACCATTCCACGGCAACGGACGATCGCCTCCTGCCTCTCCGCGGGAGGCAGACGGCCGGATGTTTCCGGGCACTGA
- a CDS encoding alpha-L-arabinofuranosidase C-terminal domain-containing protein: MTGVNGAKWYDDAYGMWDPKHNRPAPGIVGKIKKAGVGMIRYPGGTSSNLFNWRAAVGPQESRGRQVEGKQGDTADSRFGPDEYMAFVREVGATPQIMAPFANSTPDEIADWVAYMNAPQGTTWGDLRARNGHPEPYGVRYWEIGNELFGTYQRYWMSADDDKAMRQYAFGGTQRQKRQRVGTPTDHRPAAAVSNGQPNQSFTVWYPPVVPKSQTIRVDEDTWREVADLASAGADDLVYTFAPESGGIHFGDGRHGKIPRRARRSPPTTPDAIVREQLSDFFHGGGHIVASEVKDNAEVSTRETPLGSSYDALVTTAALDKDGALSVLVINRSPEDDIKSRVELGSFRHATTVDVSVVAGRTYHDFNDAEHPDAVTIKKSRATAHGTSLTWTYPAHSVTLLRFPPPTSS, encoded by the coding sequence ATGACCGGGGTGAACGGGGCCAAGTGGTACGACGACGCCTACGGGATGTGGGACCCGAAGCACAACCGCCCCGCTCCGGGCATCGTCGGAAAGATCAAGAAGGCCGGGGTCGGGATGATCCGGTATCCCGGCGGCACCTCCTCCAATCTCTTCAACTGGCGGGCGGCCGTGGGGCCTCAGGAGAGCAGGGGCCGTCAGGTCGAGGGGAAGCAAGGCGACACCGCCGACAGCCGGTTCGGCCCGGACGAGTACATGGCCTTCGTCCGGGAGGTCGGCGCCACTCCGCAGATCATGGCGCCGTTCGCCAACTCGACCCCGGATGAGATCGCCGACTGGGTGGCGTACATGAACGCACCCCAGGGGACGACGTGGGGCGACCTCCGGGCGCGGAACGGCCACCCCGAGCCCTACGGCGTGCGCTACTGGGAAATCGGCAACGAGCTGTTCGGCACGTACCAGCGCTACTGGATGAGCGCCGATGACGACAAGGCCATGCGGCAGTACGCCTTCGGGGGCACCCAGCGGCAGAAGCGCCAGCGCGTCGGGACACCCACCGATCACCGGCCAGCCGCCGCGGTGAGCAACGGCCAACCGAACCAGAGCTTCACCGTCTGGTACCCGCCCGTCGTACCCAAGAGCCAGACCATCCGCGTCGATGAGGATACGTGGCGCGAGGTCGCCGATCTCGCCTCAGCGGGGGCGGACGACCTCGTCTACACCTTCGCGCCGGAGAGCGGCGGCATTCACTTCGGCGACGGTCGGCACGGGAAGATCCCCAGAAGGGCGCGAAGATCACCGCCGACCACCCCCGACGCGATCGTGCGCGAGCAGCTCAGTGACTTCTTCCACGGCGGCGGACATATCGTGGCCAGCGAAGTGAAGGACAACGCCGAGGTTTCCACCCGGGAGACGCCGCTGGGCTCCTCCTATGACGCGCTGGTCACCACGGCCGCCCTCGACAAGGACGGAGCCCTGAGCGTCCTCGTCATCAACCGCTCACCGGAGGACGACATCAAGTCCCGGGTCGAGCTGGGAAGTTTCCGGCATGCCACGACGGTCGACGTGTCCGTGGTGGCGGGCAGGACCTATCACGACTTCAACGACGCCGAGCACCCCGACGCCGTCACCATCAAAAAGTCTCGCGCCACAGCCCACGGCACCTCCCTGACCTGGACGTATCCAGCACATTCGGTCACGCTTCTGCGATTCCCACCGCCCACGTCGAGCTAG
- a CDS encoding TetR/AcrR family transcriptional regulator yields the protein MTGIEGNAARHRRPLRADAQRNEDRLLETAAAVFAREGSGASVKDIAREAGVGVGTLYRRFPSKELLVEAVYRQEVRRLCEAAPHLAATLPPVDALRTWMERFIDFMAAKSGMADALRVVLTDDSERLQTRTLLAEAIDHLLSSGEGRSAARPEVDAQDVLMALGGISLMAAGEDQRDLATRLIDLLLRGIVRS from the coding sequence TTGACCGGCATCGAGGGGAACGCGGCGCGGCACCGCAGGCCGCTGCGCGCCGACGCGCAACGCAACGAGGACCGGCTGCTGGAGACGGCGGCGGCCGTCTTCGCCCGTGAGGGATCAGGGGCCTCGGTCAAGGACATCGCCCGCGAGGCCGGCGTCGGCGTCGGCACCCTCTACCGCCGGTTCCCGTCCAAGGAACTCCTGGTCGAGGCGGTCTACCGGCAAGAAGTGCGGCGCCTGTGCGAGGCGGCGCCGCACCTCGCCGCCACGCTGCCACCGGTGGACGCGCTGCGGACCTGGATGGAGCGTTTCATTGACTTCATGGCCGCCAAGAGCGGGATGGCGGATGCGCTGAGAGTGGTGCTGACCGACGACAGCGAGCGGCTGCAGACCCGGACCCTGCTGGCCGAGGCGATCGACCACCTGCTGTCGTCCGGGGAGGGCCGGTCGGCGGCGCGGCCGGAGGTCGACGCCCAGGACGTGCTGATGGCGCTCGGCGGGATCAGCCTCATGGCCGCCGGCGAGGATCAGCGTGACCTGGCCACCCGGCTCATCGATCTGCTCCTGCGCGGCATCGTGAGGAGCTGA
- a CDS encoding SDR family NAD(P)-dependent oxidoreductase: MNTVQKVAIVTGASRGIGAALVAAYRELGYAVTATARSLDESSDPSVLTVSGDVSEPGVGARIVDETLARFGRVDTLVNNAGVFVSKPFTDFTDEDYDLVTGVNLRGFFETSRSAVAAMLSRDGGGHVVNLSTSLVDHANSQTPSALASLTKGGLNAVTRELAIEYAARGIRVNTVALGNIRTPMHPPETQEALAAMHPLGRMGEIDDVVNAIVYLENASFVTGEIVHVDGGQSAGR; encoded by the coding sequence ATGAACACGGTGCAGAAGGTCGCCATCGTCACCGGGGCTTCCCGAGGAATCGGCGCGGCCCTGGTCGCCGCCTACCGCGAGCTCGGCTACGCGGTCACCGCGACCGCCCGCTCCCTGGACGAGTCGAGCGATCCCAGCGTGCTGACCGTCAGTGGTGACGTGTCCGAACCGGGCGTGGGCGCCCGTATCGTGGACGAGACCCTGGCCCGGTTCGGGCGAGTCGACACGCTCGTCAACAACGCCGGGGTCTTCGTCTCCAAGCCGTTCACCGACTTCACCGACGAGGACTATGACCTCGTGACCGGGGTCAACCTGCGTGGCTTCTTCGAAACCTCCCGCAGCGCCGTCGCCGCGATGCTCTCCCGGGACGGTGGCGGCCACGTGGTGAACCTTTCCACGAGCCTGGTCGACCACGCCAACTCACAGACGCCCTCAGCGCTCGCCTCGCTGACCAAAGGCGGACTGAACGCGGTCACCAGGGAGCTGGCGATCGAGTATGCGGCCCGTGGCATCCGGGTCAACACCGTCGCATTGGGCAACATCCGTACTCCCATGCATCCGCCCGAGACACAAGAGGCCCTCGCCGCAATGCACCCGCTCGGCCGGATGGGGGAGATCGACGATGTGGTCAACGCGATCGTCTATCTCGAGAACGCCTCGTTCGTCACCGGCGAGATCGTGCACGTGGACGGCGGTCAGAGCGCGGGACGCTGA
- a CDS encoding ABC transporter permease, producing MTTTTEAPPTATAAVHGGGRPRLLRSPVLSMGIGLVVVLVLAGVLAPLLAPASPTRQGPLALADPSSAHPLGTDEYGRDLFSRVLYGLRQDVFATVVAVPIGALAGILIGLASGLARWLDTVVQRAFDVMLSFTALVAGVTVAMLIGSGRTAVMVTIALVNVPLFGRLIRSSVVSERQRDYVVAATAIGSGRVRILLRHILPNGLDPLIVQFALSMSTAVFIEGGMSYVGIGIPPPAPSLGSLLQGSMNFLAQNPWYAIGPMAAVTLLVLGFQLVADGLTASLLRR from the coding sequence ATGACCACCACCACTGAGGCACCGCCGACGGCCACCGCCGCCGTCCATGGCGGAGGCCGGCCGCGGCTGCTGCGCAGCCCGGTGCTGAGCATGGGGATCGGGCTCGTCGTCGTGCTCGTCCTGGCCGGTGTGCTGGCCCCGCTCCTGGCACCCGCCTCGCCGACCCGACAAGGGCCGCTCGCCCTCGCCGATCCGTCGTCCGCGCATCCGCTCGGCACCGACGAATACGGCCGCGACCTGTTCTCCCGGGTGCTGTACGGGCTGCGCCAGGACGTGTTCGCCACCGTGGTAGCCGTCCCGATCGGTGCCCTGGCCGGGATCCTCATCGGCCTCGCGAGCGGACTGGCCCGCTGGCTGGACACCGTCGTCCAGCGGGCGTTCGACGTGATGCTGTCGTTCACCGCGCTCGTGGCGGGTGTCACGGTCGCCATGCTCATCGGCTCCGGACGCACCGCGGTCATGGTGACCATCGCCCTGGTCAATGTGCCGCTGTTCGGCCGCCTCATCCGGTCCTCGGTCGTCAGCGAGCGGCAGCGCGACTATGTCGTGGCGGCCACGGCCATCGGCTCGGGCCGGGTACGGATCCTGCTGCGCCACATCCTGCCCAACGGCCTCGACCCGCTGATCGTCCAGTTCGCCCTGTCGATGTCGACCGCCGTCTTCATCGAGGGCGGCATGAGTTACGTCGGGATCGGCATTCCTCCGCCGGCCCCCTCCCTGGGGTCGCTGCTGCAGGGAAGCATGAACTTCCTCGCACAGAACCCCTGGTACGCGATCGGACCGATGGCCGCCGTCACCCTGCTGGTGCTGGGTTTCCAGCTCGTGGCCGACGGTCTCACCGCGAGCCTGCTGCGCCGCTGA
- a CDS encoding ABC transporter permease has translation MSEAPVAPRPGSADAAGLVPDGRPDPLLTPPRARTGWRVLPARVVAMCVVELQKLRHDRTELYTRAVQPALWLLIFGETFTRLKAIPTGGTPYIDYLAPGIIAQSAMFIAIFYGIQIIWERDAGILTKLLVTPTPRAALITGKAFASGVKALIQAVVVIVIAALLGVALTWNPLRLLGVAVAVILGSAFFACLSMTIAGIVLTRDRLMGVGQAITMPLFFGSNALYPVALMPGWLQAVSTANPLSYQVDALRGLLLGTPHHLALDYAVLLLAAAAGIMAASSLLGRLAR, from the coding sequence ATGTCCGAAGCACCCGTCGCACCGCGTCCCGGGTCGGCTGATGCCGCAGGGCTCGTCCCGGATGGACGGCCCGATCCGCTGCTGACCCCGCCGCGCGCCCGCACCGGCTGGCGGGTGCTGCCCGCGCGGGTCGTCGCGATGTGCGTGGTCGAGCTGCAGAAGCTGCGGCACGACCGCACCGAGCTCTACACCCGGGCCGTCCAGCCCGCCCTCTGGCTGCTGATCTTCGGCGAGACCTTCACCCGGCTCAAGGCCATACCGACCGGCGGCACGCCGTACATCGACTATCTCGCGCCCGGCATCATCGCCCAGTCCGCGATGTTCATCGCCATCTTCTACGGGATCCAGATCATCTGGGAGCGTGACGCCGGTATCCTCACCAAACTGCTGGTCACGCCCACCCCGCGAGCCGCCTTGATCACCGGCAAGGCATTCGCCTCCGGGGTGAAGGCGCTGATCCAGGCGGTCGTGGTGATCGTCATCGCGGCCCTGCTCGGGGTGGCGCTGACCTGGAATCCGCTGCGGCTCCTCGGGGTGGCCGTCGCGGTGATCCTGGGCTCGGCCTTCTTCGCCTGCCTGTCGATGACCATCGCCGGGATCGTGCTGACCCGCGACCGGCTGATGGGCGTCGGGCAGGCCATCACCATGCCGCTGTTCTTCGGCTCCAACGCGCTGTACCCGGTGGCGCTCATGCCCGGCTGGCTCCAGGCCGTCAGCACCGCCAATCCGCTGAGCTACCAGGTCGACGCGTTGCGCGGACTGCTGCTGGGCACCCCGCACCATCTCGCACTCGACTACGCCGTCCTGCTCCTGGCCGCCGCGGCCGGTATCATGGCGGCCTCCTCGCTGCTGGGGCGGCTGGCACGCTGA
- a CDS encoding DUF7919 family protein — MRYEDGSPYTYTPGIGVPQGVQAVNVGWLERQEFPRGEVPTEFVHALAVLCRDNSTNRMRGWQSCTLPHPQGKPPYPVVVNVDGTEITLGSAEIRLLARDGRWLIAPNLVLHYVTAHAYLPPREFIEAVTARRAIPEPPSGMPRF, encoded by the coding sequence GTGCGGTACGAGGACGGCTCCCCTTACACCTACACCCCCGGCATCGGGGTGCCCCAGGGCGTCCAGGCGGTCAATGTCGGGTGGCTGGAGCGGCAGGAGTTTCCCCGCGGTGAGGTGCCGACGGAATTCGTCCACGCCCTCGCGGTCCTCTGTCGGGACAACTCCACCAATCGCATGCGGGGTTGGCAGAGCTGCACCCTCCCACACCCGCAGGGAAAGCCGCCCTATCCCGTCGTGGTGAACGTCGACGGCACCGAGATCACCCTCGGCAGCGCCGAGATCAGGCTCCTGGCCCGCGACGGCCGGTGGCTCATCGCCCCCAATCTCGTCCTCCACTACGTCACCGCCCACGCCTACCTCCCGCCACGGGAGTTCATCGAGGCGGTGACGGCAAGGCGGGCGATCCCGGAACCGCCCTCCGGAATGCCGCGGTTCTAG